A genomic stretch from Panthera uncia isolate 11264 chromosome E3, Puncia_PCG_1.0, whole genome shotgun sequence includes:
- the UMOD gene encoding uromodulin: MGRLSSLTLMRMVVVVTSWVITVTIETSEASNCSECHSNATCLEEGVATTCSCQVGFTGDGLMCVDLDECAISGAHNCSEDSICVNMLGSYLCTCPDGFRLMPGLGCTDVDECAEPGLSRCHALATCINHKGNYSCVCPAGYWGDGWHCECSPGSCGPGLDCMPEGDTLVCMDPCQVHHILDEYWRSSEYGAGYTCDSGLSGWYRFVGQGGVRLAETCVPVLSCNTAAPMWLNGTHPSSDEGIVSRTACAHWSGHCCLWDAPVQVKACAGYYVYNLTAPPECYLAYCTDPSSVLGTCEECSIDEDCKPDDGTWSCQCKQDFNITDLSHLERRLECGANDIKVSLSKCQLKSLGFEKVFMYLRDSQCSGFIERGDRDWISVVTPARDGPCGTVMTRNETHATYSNTLYLADEIVIRDLNIKINFACSYPLDMKVSLKTSLQPMVSTLNISVGGTGMFTVRMALFQSPAYTQPYQGSSVTLATEAFLYVGTMLDGGDLSRFALLMTNCYATPSGNATDPLRYFIIQDRCPRTKDSTIQVVENGESPQGRFSVQMFRFAGNYDLVYLHCEVYLCDTVDEKCKPTCSGTRFRSGGIIDQTHVLNLGPITRKNVQAVVSRAASSSLGFLKVWLPLLLLASLTLMSQ, from the exons ATGGGGCGGCTTTCTTCTCTGACCCTGATGCGGATGGTAGTGGTGGTAACCTCTTGGGTCATAACTGTCACCATTGAAACCTCAGAAgcaagtaa CTGCTCTGAATGTCACAGCAATGCCACCTGCCTGGAGGAAGGGGTTGCCACAACCTGCTCCTGCCAGGTGGGTTTCACCGGCGACGGCCTTATGTGCGTGGACCTGGACGAATGTGCCATTTCTGGGGCACACAACTGCTCCGAGGACAGCATCTGTGTGAACATGCTGGGCTCCTACTTGTGCACCTGCCCTGACGGCTTCCGCCTGATGCCTGGGCTGGGTTGCACCGACGTGGACGAGTGTGCTGAGCCGGGACTCAGCCGCTGCCACGCCCTGGCCACCTGCATCAACCACAAAGGCAACTACTCATGCGTGTGCCCTGCTGGCTACTGGGGTGATGGGTGGCACTGTGAGTGTTCCCCAGGCTCCTGCGGGCCAGGACTGGACTGCATGCCTGAGGGCGACACGCTTGTGTGCATGGACCCATGCCAGGTGCACCACATCCTGGATGAGTACTGGCGCAGCTCTGAGTACGGGGCAGGCTACACCTGTGACTCAGGCCTGAGCGGCTGGTACCGCTTTGTGGGGCAGGGCGGCGTGCGCCTGGCCGAGACCTGCGTGCCGGTCCTGAGCTGCAATACAGCTGCGCCCATGTGGCTCAACGGCACACACCCGTCCAGTGATGAGGGCATTGTGAGCCGCACGGCCTGCGCCCACTGGAGTGGCCACTGCTGCCTGTGGGACGCACCTGTCCAAGTGAAGGCCTGTGCTGGCTACTACGTCTACAACCTGACCGCGCCCCCCGAGTGCTATCTGGCCTACTGCACAG ACCCCAGCTCTGTGTTGGGGACGTGTGAGGAGTGCAGTATAGACGAGGACTGCAAACCGGATGATGGCACATGGAGCTGCCAGTGCAAACAGGACTTCAACATCACTG ATCTCTCCCACCTGGAGCGCAGGCTGGAGTGTGGGGCCAATGACATCAAGGTGTCCCTGAGCAAGTGCCAGCTGAAGAGCCTGGGCTTTGAGAAAGTTTTCATGTACCTGCGTGACAGCCAGTGCTCAGGCTTCATTGAGAGGGGAGACCGGGACTGGATATCTGTGGTGACCCCAGCCAGGGATGGCCCCTGTGGGACAGTGATGACG aGGAATGAAACCCATGCCACGTACAGCAACACCCTCTACCTGGCAGATGAGATCGTCATCCGTGACCTCAACATCAAAATCAACTTTGCGTGCTCCTACCCTCTGGACATGAAAGTCAGCTTGAAGACCTCCCTGCAGCCAATGGTCAG CACCCTAAACATCAGCGTGGGTGGGACAGGCATGTTCACCGTGCGGATGGCACTCTTCCAGAGCCCTGCCTACACACAGCCCTACCAAGGCTCCTCCGTGACCCTGGCCACAGAGGCCTTTCTTTACGTGGGCACCATGCTGGATGGGGGTGACTTGTCCCGGTTTGCACTGCTGATGACCAACTGCTATGCCACACCCAGCGGCAATGCCACAGACCCCTTGAGGTACTTCATCATCCAGGACAG ATGTCCACGCACTAAGGACTCAACCATCCAGGTGGTGGAGAATGGGGAGTCCCCTCAGGGCCGATTTTCTGTCCAGATGTTCCGTTTTGCTGGGAACTACGACCTGGTCTATCTGCACTGTGAAGTCTATCTGTGCGACACTGTTGATGAAAAATGCAAACCT ACCTGCTCTGGGACCAGATTCCGCAGCGGGGGCATCATAGACCAAACCCATGTCCTGAACCTGGGTCCCATCACACGGAAAA ATGTCCAGGCCGTAGTCTCAAGGGCTGCTTCCAGCAGCCTGG